The Nitrospirota bacterium genome includes the window GCGTGTAAGTTTAATCCGGTCCAGAGCTGTGCAATTTTTATGGATTCTTCCAATCCAATACGGGCATTGAACTCTATACTCCTTTCTATCAGTATCTGCCACTCATGCTTATCTGTAATCTTTTGTAAAAGCAATGCAATGTCATAAATTGAGAGTAATCTTATATCAGCACTATGAGTAACGGTCATGTGCAGAACACAGGCAATAAGCGTGTCTACAGGATCCAAGACCTTAAAAGACAGGGAAGGAGTTTCCAATTGAATGCTGCGGTGAAACAACTCTTTAATATTCTGCTTGCCCTTATGTCCTGATAATATATGTAAATCCCAGTGCAGCTCAACCATAATATTCTTGTCCGGGTCTCTTTGGTGTGTAAATGCCTCTTCACAATCAACGCCCTTAAGATGGCCAAATCTGCTTGTTTTAGATTTGTAACCTATCTCCTCAAGAAGTCCTTTGGCATTAATGAAATCTTCTTCCCGAACTAATATATCAAGATCGCAATGGGGTCTTGTTGCAGGATCAGGATATATTGAATGGGCAAGGGCAGGGCCTTTCAGTACAATAAACTCTATCCCTTTTCTGTTGAAACTGTTGACGATTTCATTAACCTGCTTCTCTATTTTAAGACATTGGATGCGGCTTAACAGAAATGCTG containing:
- a CDS encoding nucleotidyltransferase family protein, with the protein product MTLLEKLRDIHTDQKLCGEPRNVLLNTHDDLLLYLLSLLRGDAHLLPQVSPEISIDEWKKLLSALRSHWITPLLYYKIGNSPPEFHPPGEILDQMRTAFLLSRIQCLKIEKQVNEIVNSFNRKGIEFIVLKGPALAHSIYPDPATRPHCDLDILVREEDFINAKGLLEEIGYKSKTSRFGHLKGVDCEEAFTHQRDPDKNIMVELHWDLHILSGHKGKQNIKELFHRSIQLETPSLSFKVLDPVDTLIACVLHMTVTHSADIRLLSIYDIALLLQKITDKHEWQILIERSIEFNARIGLEESIKIAQLWTGLNLHADFIDFHKWPTASDIEYRIVPKVKNILGTVLNLNMSVSSNPLQKVRYTFRLAFPGTDHIRKAYPPSRNWLLPLSYIKRWLKWIK